The Lepidochelys kempii isolate rLepKem1 chromosome 5, rLepKem1.hap2, whole genome shotgun sequence genome window below encodes:
- the HINT1 gene encoding adenosine 5'-monophosphoramidase HINT1 produces MADEIRKAQAARPGGETIFGKIIRKEIPAKIIFEDERCLAFHDISPQAPTHFLVVPKKPIVQLSEAEDSDESLLGHLMIIGKKCAAELGLTKGYRMVVNEGPDGGQSVYHVHLHVLGGRQLGWPPG; encoded by the exons ATGGCCGACGAGATCCGGAAGGCGCAGGCCGCCCGGCCCGGCGGGGAAACCATCTTCGGGAAGATCATCCGCAAGGAGATCCCGGCCAAAATCATCTTCGAGGACGAGCGG TGCCTTGCGTTCCATGACATTTCACCTCAAGCTCCAACGCatttcctagtggttcctaagAAGCCAATTGTCCAGTTATCTGAAGCAGAAGATTCAGATGAATCT CTTCTTGGACATCTAATGATTATTGGCAAGAAGTGTGCTGCTGAATTGGGCTTGACCAAGGGATACCGAATGGTCGTGAATGAAGGGCCAGATGGTGGGCAGTCTGTCTATCATGTACATCTCCATGTTCTTGGTGGACGTCAGTTGGGCTGGCCTCCTGGCTAA